A single region of the Chelonoidis abingdonii isolate Lonesome George chromosome 23, CheloAbing_2.0, whole genome shotgun sequence genome encodes:
- the ERRFI1 gene encoding ERBB receptor feedback inhibitor 1, protein MSTAGVAAQEMRGPLKTGFLHNGQGIGSLKTCWSSHNGFEKTFFNVEPIAMPYNLNPSAQQNCTSVGHISNPVPTNGYCFTDSCVRVPPQKSSLSPLNPKSETLSSKHEDHLVPSFSKLSVTVGCVSEEMPPHTPTKSGPPQFSSASSSDRSSRPLPPLPIFEDLSSDDVDREVEFLMSSDTDFLLDDYGLSAFKSSAPSRRSFRGCGQINYAYFDAPAGPKSEDANSTTNLNGCTQTPCPPPQQQHRRLRRSHSGPAGSFNKPVVRLSSHLNRASPNSDEDKPEVPPRVPIPPRALKPDYRRWSAEVASSAYSDEDRPPKVPPREPLSRSNSRTPSPKSLPLYLNGVMPPTQSFAPDPKYVSSKALQRQNSDGSANRVPCILPIIENGKKVSSTHYYLLPERPSYLDKYEKLFREAEEISTSAEMKSWSGDCTAAAATGKEDSKARMDMVGHVKRKHLSYVVSP, encoded by the exons ATGTCAACAGCAGGAGTTGCTGCTCAGGAGATGAGAGGTCCATTAAAGACTGGATTTCTCCATAATGGCCAAGGCATAGGGAGTCTGAAAACCTGCTGGAGCAGCCACAATGGGTTTGAAAA gactTTTTTTAATGTGGAACCTATAGCAATGCCATATAATCTGAATCCATCAGCACAGCAAAATTGTACATCTGTTG GGCACATTTCAAACCCTGTACCAACAAATGGCTACTGCTTTACTGACAGCTGTGTCAGGGTCCCACCTCAGAAATCCAGCCTATCTCCTCTTAATCCCAAAAGTGAGACGCTTAGTTCAAAGCATGAAGATCATCTTGTTCCTAGTTTTAGCAAACTGTCGGTAACTGTGGGCTGTGTTTCTGAGGAGATGCCGCCTCATACACCAACAAAGAGTGGGCCACCTCAGTTTTCTTCTGCATCTTCCAGTGACCGCAGCTCTAGGCCACTACCACCACTGCCTATTTTTGAGGACCTCTCTTCAGATGATGTCGATAGAGAGGTGGAGTTCTTAATGAGTTCAGACACTGACTTTTTGTTAGATGATTATGGACTTTCCGCTTTTAAATCCAGTGCTCCAAGTAGGCGGAGCTTTAGGGGCTGTGGACAGATCAATTATGCCTATTTTGATGCCCCAGCAGGACCGAAATCAGAAGATGCCAACTCTACAACTAACCTAAATGGATGTACACAAACCCCATGTCCTCCTCCACAACAGCAGCATCGCCGTTTACGCAGGTCTCATTCAGGGCCAGCTGGATCATTTAATAAACCAGTAGTGAGGCTATCTAGCCACTTAAATAGGGCTTCTCCCAATTCTGATGAAGACAAACCAGAGGTTCCCCCTAGGGTTCCCATACCTCCTAGGGCACTCAAACCAGATTATAGAAGGTGGTCAGCAGAAGTTGCTTCTAGCGCATACAGTGATGAAGACAGGCCTCCCAAAGTGCCCCCAAGAGAACCTTTATCACGGAGCAATTCCCGTACACCAAGCCCTAAAAGTCTGCCATTGTACCTCAATGGGGTCATGCCCCCCACACAGAGCTTTGCCCCTGATCCTAAGTATGTCAGCAGCAAAGCTCTACAAAGACAAAACAGTGATGGATCTGCGAACAGGGTCCCTTGCATTCTTCCCATTATTGAAAATGGTAAGAAGGTCAGTTCAACACACTACTATCTGCTGCCTGAAAGGCCTTCATATCTGGACAAGTATGAGAAGCtcttcagagaagcagaagaaATCAGCACAAGCGCAGAAATGAAGTCCTGGTCTGGTGACTGCACCGCAGCTGCTGCCACAGGAAAGGAGGACTCAAAAGCTAGAATGGACATGGTTGGTCATGTGAAACGAAAACACCTGTCTTATGTGGTTTCTCCATAG